In the genome of Solibacillus silvestris, one region contains:
- a CDS encoding multidrug ABC transporter ATP-binding protein, with translation MMANETISSKEQRIVLKRLLTYLKPHKKILAIALFLLVLTVLGDIIGPYLIKVYIDDHLMIGNFDMTPIVTLGIGYFVIQLLNVVITYYQNIKFQELALKVIQQLRIDVFSKIHRLGMRYFDQVPAGSIVSRATNDTEAIKDMFVSVLISFVQAAFLIVGVYFAMFFLNAKLAFYMLLLLPVILYIIWLYRKMSSVVYMRMREKLSELNAKLSETLSGMSIVQAFRQEPRFNDEFDRVNEEHFQSMMANTKMNSLLLRPIIDLVYFTAIVILLFYFGWTSFETAVEVGVVYAFITYMNRFFDPINQVMERLALFQQAIVAASRVFELLDNEELEPVQQNKPVQVSKGHIEFKNVSFSYDGKQDVLKNISFTVNPGETVALVGHTGSGKSSIINLLMRFYEFKRGEILIDGQSIKEYEQQELRAKMGLVLQDPFLFYGTIDSNIRLYNENLTLQKVKEAAEFVQANDFIESLPDGYGSHVTERGSTFSSGQRQLVAFARTIATNPKILVLDEATAAIDTETEVGIQQSLEKMRKGRTTIAIAHRLSTIQDAEQILVLHKGEIVERGTHQQLITQKGLYHKMYLLQNGIVE, from the coding sequence ATGATGGCGAATGAGACGATTTCAAGTAAAGAACAGCGCATCGTATTAAAGCGTCTGTTAACCTATTTGAAACCACATAAAAAGATATTGGCCATTGCGCTGTTTCTTCTTGTTCTAACCGTTCTCGGCGATATTATCGGTCCTTATCTGATTAAAGTTTATATTGATGATCATTTAATGATCGGCAATTTTGATATGACTCCAATCGTGACACTCGGTATTGGATACTTTGTAATTCAGTTGCTGAATGTCGTTATCACATACTATCAAAATATAAAATTCCAAGAACTTGCATTGAAAGTCATTCAGCAACTGCGAATTGATGTGTTTTCTAAAATTCACCGATTGGGCATGCGCTATTTTGACCAAGTTCCGGCAGGTTCCATCGTGTCTAGGGCTACAAATGATACCGAAGCGATTAAAGATATGTTCGTGTCGGTACTTATCAGCTTTGTACAGGCGGCGTTTTTAATTGTCGGTGTGTATTTTGCGATGTTTTTCCTGAATGCGAAGCTTGCATTTTATATGCTTCTTTTGCTTCCTGTCATTCTGTACATCATTTGGCTATACCGCAAAATGAGTTCGGTTGTCTATATGAGAATGCGGGAAAAACTCAGTGAGCTTAATGCGAAACTTTCTGAAACATTATCAGGAATGAGCATCGTGCAGGCATTCCGTCAAGAACCACGTTTCAATGATGAATTTGATCGTGTCAATGAAGAGCATTTCCAGTCCATGATGGCCAATACGAAAATGAACAGTCTTCTGCTTCGTCCGATTATTGATTTAGTGTATTTTACAGCAATCGTTATTTTACTGTTTTACTTTGGATGGACATCATTTGAAACAGCGGTAGAAGTCGGCGTTGTCTATGCGTTCATTACATATATGAACCGTTTCTTTGATCCGATCAATCAAGTAATGGAACGTCTGGCACTGTTCCAGCAGGCGATTGTAGCGGCATCCCGCGTATTTGAGCTGTTAGATAATGAAGAACTTGAACCAGTGCAACAGAACAAGCCGGTTCAAGTTTCAAAAGGTCATATCGAATTTAAAAATGTGTCGTTTAGCTATGACGGCAAGCAAGATGTACTGAAAAATATTTCATTCACAGTCAATCCTGGGGAAACAGTTGCGTTAGTCGGGCATACCGGCAGTGGAAAGAGTTCAATTATCAATCTTCTAATGCGTTTTTACGAGTTTAAGCGCGGTGAAATATTAATTGACGGCCAGTCGATTAAAGAATACGAACAACAGGAGCTACGTGCAAAAATGGGGTTAGTACTACAAGACCCATTTCTGTTTTACGGAACGATTGATTCGAACATCCGGCTATATAATGAAAATCTCACTTTACAGAAGGTGAAGGAAGCGGCAGAGTTTGTGCAGGCAAATGATTTTATTGAATCGCTTCCGGATGGTTATGGAAGCCATGTAACAGAACGTGGTTCGACATTTTCAAGCGGGCAGCGTCAACTGGTGGCATTTGCGCGGACAATTGCGACAAACCCGAAAATCCTTGTCCTTGACGAAGCAACGGCAGCGATTGATACTGAAACGGAAGTCGGCATTCAGCAATCATTGGAAAAAATGCGAAAAGGCCGAACAACGATAGCAATTGCCCACAGACTTTCAACTATCCAGGATGCAGAGCAAATACTAGTATTGCATAAAGGCGAAATTGTCGAACGAGGTACACACCAACAACTCATCACACAAAAAGGGTTATATCACAAAATGTACTTACTGCAAAATGGTATAGTGGAATAA
- a CDS encoding multidrug ABC transporter ATP-binding protein translates to MKVFLKLGWFFKERKYQYTVGLFMLVLVAILQLVPPKIIGFTIDEIGTRTLTKAGLFKWLAIIIGVAIAMYILRYYWRQMIFGSSNLLARILREKLHRHFTQMSPSFYQKNRVGDLMAHATNDISAVQQTAGGGVLTLFDSLTTGGFVILAMAITIDWRLTLIALIPMPLVALSTSYYGKLLHERFRHAQAAFSDLNDKTQESISGMKVLKTFGQQQQDVADFTKLSDEVVEKNMRVAKVDSLFDPTISFVVGLSFMLSLGFGTKFILEDAMTVGDLVTFTTYLSILIWPMLAIGMLFNIVERGSVSYDRIERILNTPIEIDDKLDAIEENPSGDLLFNVKSFTFPGDAAPTLRDVHFELKRGETLGIVGKTGAGKTSILKLLLREFEGYEGTIQFGAHNINDYRKSALRQAIGYVPQDHFLFSATLYSNIAFANPRASMEEVRAAAALANIDEDIMSFTDGYDTIVGERGVSLSGGQKQRISIARALLMKPELLILDDSLSAVDARTEEAILHALKEERKNATTIITSHRLSAIQQAHIIIVVDEGTIIEKGTHEQLMALEGSYYEMYQLQQLENLVEQGGDHDGE, encoded by the coding sequence ATGAAGGTATTTCTTAAATTAGGTTGGTTTTTCAAAGAGCGAAAATACCAATACACAGTCGGGCTTTTTATGCTTGTATTAGTAGCCATCCTGCAGCTCGTACCGCCGAAAATTATCGGCTTCACAATCGATGAAATCGGTACACGGACATTGACGAAAGCAGGTTTGTTTAAATGGCTCGCTATCATCATCGGTGTAGCGATTGCCATGTACATATTGCGCTATTATTGGCGTCAAATGATTTTTGGCTCGTCCAATCTGTTGGCGCGAATATTACGTGAAAAGCTCCATCGTCATTTTACACAGATGTCTCCGTCGTTTTATCAAAAGAATCGTGTCGGTGATTTAATGGCACATGCAACAAATGATATAAGTGCAGTGCAGCAAACAGCTGGTGGAGGGGTTTTAACATTATTTGACTCGCTTACAACAGGGGGCTTTGTAATTTTGGCAATGGCAATTACCATTGACTGGCGTCTTACACTGATTGCGCTCATTCCAATGCCGCTAGTCGCATTATCGACGAGCTATTACGGCAAGTTGCTTCATGAGCGTTTTCGCCATGCCCAAGCAGCCTTTTCCGACTTGAACGATAAAACTCAGGAAAGTATCAGTGGGATGAAAGTACTGAAAACGTTTGGACAGCAACAGCAGGATGTTGCGGATTTTACGAAGCTTTCCGATGAAGTGGTGGAAAAAAATATGCGCGTAGCAAAAGTCGATTCATTATTTGACCCGACGATTAGCTTCGTTGTTGGTTTAAGTTTTATGCTGAGTCTTGGATTTGGCACGAAATTTATATTGGAAGATGCGATGACGGTCGGTGACTTAGTTACGTTCACGACGTATTTAAGTATTCTGATCTGGCCGATGCTGGCAATTGGGATGTTGTTCAATATCGTTGAGCGAGGCAGCGTTTCGTATGACAGGATTGAACGTATTTTAAATACCCCAATTGAAATTGATGACAAGCTGGATGCTATTGAAGAAAATCCTTCCGGGGATCTTTTATTCAACGTGAAATCCTTTACTTTCCCTGGAGATGCAGCACCGACATTAAGGGATGTGCATTTTGAGCTGAAACGCGGGGAAACACTCGGAATCGTCGGTAAAACAGGTGCAGGGAAGACGTCCATTTTAAAGCTGTTGCTCCGTGAGTTTGAAGGATATGAAGGAACGATTCAATTTGGTGCACACAATATAAATGATTATAGGAAAAGTGCTCTGCGTCAGGCGATTGGCTATGTACCGCAAGATCACTTTTTATTCTCAGCAACGCTTTATTCCAATATTGCCTTTGCGAATCCACGTGCAAGCATGGAGGAAGTTCGTGCAGCGGCAGCACTTGCAAATATTGATGAAGATATTATGAGCTTTACAGATGGCTATGACACGATTGTCGGAGAACGGGGAGTATCTCTTTCCGGTGGACAGAAACAGCGTATTTCTATTGCTAGGGCATTGTTAATGAAACCTGAGCTGCTCATATTGGATGATTCTTTATCTGCGGTTGATGCGCGGACAGAAGAAGCGATTCTGCATGCATTAAAAGAAGAGCGGAAAAATGCGACAACGATCATTACGTCGCACCGTCTAAGTGCAATCCAGCAGGCACATATCATTATTGTCGTTGATGAAGGAACAATTATTGAAAAAGGTACCCATGAACAGCTGATGGCACTAGAAGGCAGTTATTATGAAATGTACCAGTTACAGCAACTTGAAAATTTAGTGGAACAAGGGGGGGATCATGATGGCGAATGA
- a CDS encoding sodium ABC transporter permease, with the protein MSKFNVLIKKLYKQKITSKSFILTTLLYLVVLSGFMFWSEIKDLIFSGDADTIAVINETDFDIAQVLQDSDDVEYVYVEAGDVKDKLKDGDYYAAFTLSDADGKLAAKIESFDPLPLNDQQDFQSSLSQAGQLYAMSQMELSPEQQQLLLSSEPVITLNSLNEAADDGKSAEEKMAGVWVSYAIGIIIYVFVASYLSMITTDVASEKGSRALEMLLVSVKPEVHFRSKIVGVFLVALTQFVILFGGLLLLLRFSDGGNKWSIVTDLLDSLSISYFLYIVGFLFLTIFMYLIIGALFGSLVSKVEEAGQVMMPAMMLTLVGFYVMLTGMGNPDTMLIKVFSYIPFTSGMVMPMRLGATDMNAIEPIISFVILVGTVLTLYFLSLSFYKRSVLTYSSGGIIEKMKTVFKVTT; encoded by the coding sequence TTGTCTAAATTTAATGTGCTTATTAAAAAATTATATAAACAAAAAATCACATCAAAATCCTTTATTTTAACAACATTGCTTTATTTAGTAGTGCTAAGCGGTTTTATGTTCTGGTCGGAAATTAAAGACCTCATTTTCTCTGGGGATGCGGATACAATCGCAGTTATCAATGAAACTGATTTTGATATAGCGCAAGTATTGCAAGATTCAGATGATGTGGAATATGTCTATGTTGAAGCGGGTGATGTCAAAGATAAATTGAAGGATGGAGACTATTACGCGGCCTTTACATTATCGGATGCAGATGGCAAGCTGGCGGCAAAAATTGAATCATTTGATCCGCTTCCGCTTAATGATCAGCAAGATTTCCAAAGTTCATTAAGTCAGGCGGGTCAGCTGTATGCGATGAGTCAGATGGAATTATCACCGGAGCAGCAACAGTTATTATTGTCGTCAGAGCCTGTCATTACATTAAATTCACTGAATGAAGCTGCAGATGACGGTAAATCCGCTGAAGAAAAAATGGCGGGCGTTTGGGTTTCTTATGCGATTGGAATTATCATTTATGTTTTTGTCGCATCATATTTATCAATGATTACAACAGATGTTGCTTCGGAAAAAGGATCACGTGCATTGGAAATGTTATTAGTCAGCGTGAAGCCAGAAGTGCATTTCCGTTCAAAAATTGTCGGAGTATTTTTAGTTGCACTTACACAATTCGTCATACTTTTCGGCGGACTTTTATTACTGCTTCGCTTCTCAGATGGCGGAAACAAATGGTCAATTGTAACGGATCTGCTTGATTCACTATCGATAAGCTACTTCCTATATATAGTCGGTTTCTTATTCTTAACGATTTTCATGTATTTAATAATCGGCGCATTATTCGGTTCCCTAGTGTCGAAAGTAGAAGAAGCAGGGCAAGTAATGATGCCGGCAATGATGCTGACACTCGTTGGATTCTACGTTATGCTGACAGGTATGGGTAATCCGGATACTATGCTGATCAAAGTATTCTCATACATTCCATTTACTTCAGGAATGGTCATGCCGATGCGTTTAGGTGCAACAGATATGAACGCCATTGAACCAATCATTAGCTTCGTTATTTTAGTTGGAACAGTATTGACACTATACTTCCTGAGTCTGTCATTCTATAAACGAAGTGTACTGACATATTCATCAGGCGGTATTATAGAAAAAATGAAAACCGTATTTAAAGTAACAACGTAA
- a CDS encoding transporter, which yields MSEQKKGVFLAIGAYLMWGIIPLYWKQLQHVGSVEILVGRVIWSFVFTVLFVLLIRQYKQMIVDIKMLWKNKKQFILLFVASVFVSLNWGIFIWAVNNGHLLQTSLGYYINPLISVLFGMIFFKEKISRATAVAVIIAAIGVGYQAVLGGTIPWVSLALALTFAFYGVIKKQIPLDATRGLAIETLFVLPIAVSIYIYLMNTSEIAFMHVDWKTNLLLMGGGIVTALPLVLFAKSAQKIPLYLMGFIQFLAPTISLMLGIFLYKEPFTLTEFITFVCIWLAVFIFSASKVFEARKQHATYNKENEVKV from the coding sequence ATGTCAGAACAAAAAAAGGGCGTCTTTTTAGCAATCGGCGCCTATTTAATGTGGGGGATTATTCCTCTTTACTGGAAGCAGCTGCAGCATGTGGGCAGTGTAGAAATATTAGTAGGACGTGTAATTTGGTCCTTTGTATTCACCGTCCTGTTTGTATTGCTGATCCGTCAGTATAAACAAATGATCGTAGATATCAAAATGCTATGGAAAAATAAGAAACAGTTTATTCTACTGTTCGTAGCATCGGTTTTCGTTTCGCTGAATTGGGGAATATTCATTTGGGCAGTAAACAATGGACATTTACTTCAAACGAGTTTAGGTTATTATATTAACCCGCTTATATCGGTATTGTTTGGGATGATCTTTTTTAAAGAGAAAATTTCCCGGGCAACTGCGGTAGCTGTCATCATTGCGGCAATAGGCGTAGGGTATCAGGCTGTGTTAGGAGGAACAATTCCTTGGGTATCACTGGCGCTGGCGCTAACTTTTGCTTTTTATGGTGTAATTAAAAAGCAAATTCCACTCGATGCGACACGCGGACTCGCAATCGAAACATTGTTTGTTTTACCGATTGCTGTGTCTATATACATTTACTTAATGAACACATCGGAAATTGCTTTTATGCATGTGGACTGGAAAACTAACCTATTGTTAATGGGCGGCGGGATCGTAACAGCCTTGCCACTTGTCCTATTTGCAAAAAGTGCGCAAAAAATCCCACTTTATTTAATGGGCTTTATTCAATTTTTGGCACCAACGATTAGTTTAATGCTCGGCATCTTTTTATACAAGGAGCCTTTTACACTGACAGAATTCATCACTTTCGTATGTATATGGCTGGCGGTATTCATCTTTTCGGCATCCAAAGTGTTCGAAGCGAGAAAACAACATGCAACGTATAATAAAGAGAACGAAGTTAAAGTATAA
- a CDS encoding D-Ala-D-Ala carboxypeptidase VanY, translating into MKKIIFILIFAVIGFQFFTTEQVGAPDLPQQLSLASYSNSNGDLVLVNRDIALQNEPGNLATIPDDIAKNVIVNSEYFLEEQAIAPLKQLFDAAANDGIEHFIINSAYRSGKLQKQLFEQIGADYALPAGYSEHQTGLSIDIGSTVGKMENVAEGKWMEEHAAEFGYILRYPKHKVDITGIEYEPWHFRYIGLPHSVMMKEHDFVFEEYIAYLKEKQFYKMKLDNTTYFVHYTDNKTSVNTLESNNIKVSGDNVSGYIITSVLEEI; encoded by the coding sequence ATGAAAAAGATTATTTTTATACTTATTTTTGCCGTTATTGGCTTTCAATTTTTTACGACTGAACAAGTTGGTGCTCCCGACTTACCCCAGCAGCTTTCACTAGCATCGTATTCCAATTCAAACGGGGATCTTGTCCTTGTTAACCGGGACATCGCATTACAGAATGAACCAGGCAACTTAGCCACTATTCCAGATGATATTGCTAAAAATGTAATCGTTAATTCGGAGTATTTTCTTGAAGAACAGGCTATTGCACCTCTCAAGCAATTATTCGATGCTGCAGCGAATGATGGAATCGAGCATTTCATAATCAATAGTGCCTATCGCAGCGGAAAACTTCAGAAACAGCTTTTTGAACAAATCGGTGCCGATTATGCCCTGCCTGCCGGCTATAGTGAACATCAGACGGGCTTATCGATTGATATAGGTTCGACTGTCGGCAAAATGGAAAATGTTGCAGAAGGAAAATGGATGGAAGAACATGCAGCGGAGTTTGGCTACATTCTACGCTATCCTAAACACAAAGTCGACATTACCGGAATTGAGTATGAACCTTGGCATTTCCGTTACATAGGCTTGCCCCATAGCGTGATGATGAAGGAGCACGACTTCGTTTTTGAAGAATATATTGCTTATCTAAAAGAGAAGCAATTTTATAAAATGAAATTAGATAATACAACTTATTTCGTGCATTATACCGATAACAAGACATCTGTTAACACACTTGAATCAAACAATATCAAAGTATCTGGTGATAATGTGAGCGGGTATATTATTACTTCCGTATTGGAGGAAATATGA
- a CDS encoding 3-alpha-hydroxysteroid dehydrogenase has product MSRLTGKVAIITGAAQGMGATHAKAFVEQGAKVVLTDLNEEKGEAFAAELGGNAVFIKQNVTSEEDWTTVIAKAEEAFGPVNVLVNNAGISMNKNMLEMSLDEYMKIVNINQVSVFLGMKAVAASMMKAGGGSIVNISSINGLVGGAVGYTDTKFAVRGMTKAAALNLAPMGIRVNSVHPGVIATPMIMQEDAKAAIEEFAKHIPLKRVSQPEEVSQLVVFLASDESSYSTGAEFVVDGGITAQ; this is encoded by the coding sequence ATGTCTCGATTAACAGGTAAAGTAGCAATTATTACTGGTGCTGCTCAAGGTATGGGTGCTACCCATGCGAAGGCTTTTGTAGAACAAGGTGCAAAAGTAGTTTTAACAGATTTAAATGAAGAAAAAGGGGAAGCGTTTGCTGCAGAATTAGGCGGAAATGCAGTCTTCATAAAACAGAACGTTACTTCTGAAGAAGATTGGACAACCGTTATTGCGAAAGCAGAAGAAGCATTTGGTCCGGTAAATGTATTAGTAAACAATGCTGGAATTTCGATGAATAAAAACATGCTGGAAATGTCTTTAGATGAATACATGAAAATCGTCAATATTAACCAAGTATCTGTTTTCTTAGGAATGAAAGCAGTTGCTGCGTCAATGATGAAAGCTGGTGGCGGTTCAATCGTCAACATTTCTTCAATCAACGGCTTAGTTGGTGGTGCTGTAGGTTATACAGATACAAAGTTTGCTGTTCGTGGTATGACAAAAGCAGCTGCATTAAACTTGGCGCCAATGGGTATTCGTGTAAATTCAGTACACCCTGGAGTTATTGCAACGCCGATGATCATGCAGGAAGATGCAAAAGCAGCTATTGAGGAATTTGCAAAGCATATCCCGCTGAAACGCGTATCACAACCAGAAGAAGTATCTCAATTAGTAGTCTTCTTAGCATCAGACGAGTCAAGCTACTCAACAGGTGCAGAGTTTGTAGTAGATGGCGGAATAACAGCTCAGTAA
- a CDS encoding trypsin, with translation MHENSAEYMKVNLFMTYDEISEYILVIFDKRELTVKILYYKGKDDDITTIDVEKFEVVENFTALTIEDAEHKYSEWNNVSVAVPMISEYLNSKLLIQTE, from the coding sequence ATGCATGAGAATAGCGCTGAATATATGAAGGTTAATTTATTTATGACTTATGATGAAATATCCGAATACATATTAGTGATATTTGACAAGCGTGAATTAACTGTCAAGATATTATATTACAAAGGGAAAGATGACGATATAACTACCATAGATGTAGAGAAATTTGAAGTTGTAGAGAATTTTACAGCTTTAACTATAGAAGATGCGGAGCACAAGTATTCTGAGTGGAATAATGTAAGTGTAGCTGTTCCAATGATTTCAGAATACTTAAATTCGAAATTACTAATCCAAACAGAATAG
- a CDS encoding glyoxalase gives MGGKLVRVGTTYIPVADVERSSEWYVKNLEATLNYKDKDKAILNFANQSFFLVHSKENERANFIDKYGKECFSITFEVDGFQALEALHHDFKQIGVKVGEIENRGHAGKNFIFYDLDGNQFDVWSELSPAFKGKLI, from the coding sequence ATGGGTGGAAAATTAGTGAGAGTCGGAACAACTTACATACCGGTAGCGGATGTGGAACGATCTTCTGAATGGTATGTGAAAAACTTGGAAGCGACTTTAAATTATAAAGACAAAGATAAAGCCATTTTAAACTTTGCAAATCAAAGTTTCTTTCTAGTACATTCAAAAGAGAATGAAAGGGCCAATTTTATAGACAAATACGGAAAGGAGTGTTTCTCAATTACATTCGAAGTTGATGGATTCCAGGCGTTAGAGGCATTGCATCATGATTTTAAGCAAATCGGAGTAAAAGTCGGTGAAATTGAAAATCGGGGACATGCTGGAAAGAATTTTATTTTTTATGATTTGGACGGAAATCAATTCGATGTTTGGAGTGAATTGAGCCCTGCTTTTAAAGGAAAATTAATTTAA
- a CDS encoding transcriptional regulator, whose amino-acid sequence MSIREQRKQQRREQIIQAAKTLMLNNGIQQVQLQDVANEVGIGIATFYRYFANKELLVLAINNEITSQMTNSIRKIATEPLTAYEQIERILTYYIELIDDPQHQFVKFFKAFEAYKPISEETDEYKEFVYIRREMANVLYSIAEKGKEDQSIRAGIDIPEYVFTVVQNISYFTVESYLTEHDPDLPVKLDPKKQLKLIKEMFLQFIAIKN is encoded by the coding sequence TTGAGCATTAGAGAACAAAGAAAACAACAGCGCAGGGAACAAATAATTCAGGCAGCAAAAACATTGATGTTAAATAACGGAATTCAACAAGTTCAATTACAGGACGTTGCAAATGAAGTAGGGATTGGAATCGCTACATTTTATCGTTATTTTGCGAATAAGGAATTACTCGTTTTAGCAATTAATAATGAAATTACCAGTCAAATGACAAATTCTATCCGGAAAATTGCTACTGAACCTTTGACAGCTTATGAACAGATTGAACGAATATTAACTTATTATATTGAGTTAATCGATGACCCGCAGCATCAATTTGTGAAGTTTTTTAAAGCGTTTGAAGCATATAAACCGATATCTGAAGAGACGGACGAATACAAAGAATTTGTATATATTCGAAGAGAAATGGCTAATGTTTTGTATTCAATTGCAGAAAAAGGAAAGGAAGACCAATCAATCCGAGCAGGCATAGATATTCCGGAGTATGTATTTACAGTTGTTCAAAATATAAGTTACTTTACTGTAGAATCCTATTTAACAGAGCATGACCCTGATCTACCTGTGAAATTAGATCCTAAAAAGCAGTTAAAGCTTATTAAAGAGATGTTTTTACAATTCATAGCTATTAAAAATTGA
- a CDS encoding sodium ABC transporter ATP-binding protein — MVLQLKDVTKRYRDFVAVNRLNFTIEKGEIFGLIGQNGAGKTTTFRMILDLQDTTEGTITWDGQPIKSVSRDFLGYLPEERGIFPQMKVEEQLYFFGELHGMDKNELKKDIDFWIERFDLEEKRHVKAETLSKGNKQKVQLIASFIHKPAFLILDEPFSGLDPVNMELLKNAILYLRDQGMTILFSSHQMDNVEELCDHLCLLKRGESLFSGSLLDLKKQYGKTKLTVRTDKSFEELSKYPGVNHVKLERDSQAVLTLEDESYAPEIFELLSNGNYIEKFSLDYLSLHEIFKEKVGAGLV, encoded by the coding sequence ATGGTGTTACAACTGAAAGATGTGACGAAACGCTATCGTGATTTCGTTGCAGTAAATCGATTGAACTTTACAATTGAAAAAGGTGAAATATTCGGTTTGATCGGGCAAAATGGTGCAGGAAAAACGACTACATTCCGAATGATTCTGGATTTACAGGATACAACAGAAGGTACGATTACATGGGATGGGCAGCCAATCAAATCGGTAAGCCGTGACTTTTTAGGCTATTTACCGGAGGAGCGCGGTATTTTCCCTCAAATGAAAGTGGAAGAGCAGCTTTACTTTTTCGGCGAGCTGCACGGTATGGATAAAAACGAACTGAAAAAAGATATCGACTTTTGGATTGAGCGCTTTGATCTGGAAGAAAAACGACATGTGAAAGCCGAGACGTTATCAAAAGGGAATAAGCAAAAGGTCCAATTAATCGCCAGCTTTATTCATAAACCGGCGTTTTTAATTCTTGATGAACCGTTTAGTGGACTGGACCCGGTAAACATGGAGCTGCTGAAAAATGCAATCCTGTATTTGCGCGACCAAGGAATGACGATTTTATTCTCGAGTCACCAAATGGATAATGTCGAGGAGCTATGTGATCATTTATGTCTACTAAAGCGCGGTGAATCCCTATTTTCAGGCTCGCTGCTTGATCTGAAAAAGCAGTACGGTAAAACAAAACTGACGGTACGTACAGATAAATCCTTTGAAGAATTAAGTAAGTATCCAGGTGTGAATCATGTCAAACTGGAACGGGACTCACAGGCAGTACTGACACTTGAAGACGAATCATATGCACCGGAAATTTTCGAACTGCTTTCAAACGGCAATTATATCGAAAAGTTCAGTTTAGATTATTTATCGCTGCATGAGATTTTCAAAGAGAAAGTAGGTGCCGGTCTTGTCTAA
- a CDS encoding 50S rRNA methyltransferase, which yields MRKKTELQVDSKAIKDLTNGNPLILKDTVVMPEASIEEGSLLHLVDKSGGYIATGYYGIQNKGIGWVLTRKEKEQIDVKFFTKKIREAAEKRADFFASEDTTAFRVFNGEGDGIGGLTIDFFNGYYMVSWYSEGIYSFRTDIYEALNAAVNTRGIYEKLRFDTNGQYIDQDDYVSGEKGEFPLIVQENGMNFAVDLNDGAMTGIFLDQRNVRKALRDRYSTDKTVLNTFSYTGAFSVAAALGGASGTTSVDLAKRSLPKTIEQFSVNGIDYESQDIKVMNVFDYFSYAARKGLKFDVVVLDPPSFARTKKMTFSTSKDYPKLLKDALTITNDGGVIIASTNNASFNMKKFKTFIDKAFKDYGARYKILEEHQLPEDFTVPHNFPEFNYLKVVIIQVMN from the coding sequence ATGAGAAAAAAAACAGAACTACAAGTAGATAGTAAAGCGATTAAGGATTTAACAAATGGCAATCCATTGATATTAAAAGATACGGTTGTTATGCCGGAAGCGTCAATTGAAGAAGGTAGTCTTCTTCATTTAGTCGATAAAAGCGGCGGCTATATTGCAACTGGCTATTACGGTATTCAAAATAAAGGGATCGGCTGGGTGCTGACACGTAAAGAAAAAGAGCAGATTGATGTGAAGTTCTTTACGAAAAAAATCCGTGAAGCTGCTGAAAAACGTGCAGACTTTTTTGCCTCTGAAGATACAACAGCTTTCCGCGTGTTTAATGGTGAAGGTGACGGCATTGGCGGTTTGACAATCGATTTCTTTAACGGCTATTACATGGTGAGCTGGTACAGTGAAGGAATTTATTCGTTCCGTACGGACATTTATGAGGCATTGAATGCAGCAGTGAATACACGAGGGATTTATGAAAAACTACGCTTTGATACAAATGGTCAATATATCGATCAGGATGATTATGTATCAGGTGAAAAGGGCGAATTCCCGCTGATCGTTCAGGAAAACGGCATGAATTTTGCGGTTGATCTGAATGATGGGGCAATGACAGGAATTTTCCTGGATCAGCGAAATGTACGAAAAGCATTACGTGACCGCTATTCAACTGATAAGACGGTGCTAAATACATTCTCGTACACAGGTGCGTTTTCGGTTGCCGCTGCTTTAGGCGGTGCATCAGGTACGACGAGTGTCGATCTGGCTAAACGCAGCTTGCCGAAAACAATTGAGCAATTCAGTGTGAATGGAATCGACTATGAATCACAAGATATTAAAGTGATGAACGTATTTGACTATTTCAGTTATGCAGCAAGAAAAGGCCTGAAGTTCGACGTAGTTGTACTGGATCCGCCAAGCTTTGCCCGTACGAAAAAAATGACGTTCAGTACGTCAAAAGATTATCCGAAATTGCTCAAGGATGCGTTAACTATTACAAACGATGGTGGCGTTATTATCGCATCGACAAACAATGCAAGCTTTAATATGAAAAAGTTCAAAACATTTATCGACAAAGCGTTTAAAGATTATGGTGCACGCTATAAAATTTTAGAAGAGCACCAGTTGCCGGAAGATTTCACGGTGCCGCATAATTTCCCGGAATTCAATTATTTAAAAGTAGTCATCATTCAAGTGATGAACTAA